From Halalkalicoccus sp. CG83, one genomic window encodes:
- a CDS encoding M20 family metallopeptidase, with amino-acid sequence MTGAFDPIDFLERVVQLPSHEDVTEMREFLCETLREHGVEPTVDDAGNVLASRGRGEPHLLLNTHIDTVSPHVPYEREEGVIHGRGSCDAKGPLAALLAAFLAVEPAGRVTLAITPDEETLSTGAHALSLDFDACIVGEPTDLDVCNAAKGRFEGSLAINGENAHAAEPQEGENAIRDAGRVLAALEGFDADRDPHPELGVPTLTPTVIEGGSATNQVPAACRITLDRRSVPPETAEGFAEAVSDHLDSNVPDVEATFRFTERETPFLEAFETPDDERVVEALVGAGAGTVRPFTAATEASYFASEAPTVVFGPGVLADERGAVAHGDREYVRVEDVERAASILETAVSSLLG; translated from the coding sequence ATGACCGGCGCGTTCGACCCGATCGACTTCCTCGAACGCGTGGTGCAGCTCCCCTCCCACGAGGACGTCACGGAGATGCGCGAGTTCCTGTGTGAGACCCTGCGTGAACACGGCGTCGAACCGACGGTAGACGACGCCGGCAACGTCCTCGCCTCCCGGGGGAGGGGCGAGCCCCACCTCCTGCTCAACACCCATATCGACACCGTCTCGCCGCACGTCCCCTACGAGCGCGAGGAGGGCGTGATCCACGGGCGCGGTTCCTGTGACGCGAAGGGGCCGCTCGCAGCGCTACTCGCGGCGTTTCTCGCCGTCGAACCCGCGGGCCGGGTGACGCTCGCGATCACGCCGGACGAGGAGACGCTCTCGACGGGCGCTCACGCGCTGTCGCTCGACTTCGACGCCTGCATCGTCGGCGAGCCGACCGATCTCGACGTCTGTAATGCCGCGAAGGGTCGATTCGAGGGCTCTCTCGCGATCAACGGCGAGAACGCCCACGCCGCGGAACCGCAGGAGGGCGAGAACGCGATCCGGGACGCCGGCCGAGTACTCGCGGCGCTCGAGGGGTTCGACGCCGACCGCGATCCGCATCCGGAACTCGGCGTGCCGACGCTCACGCCCACCGTGATCGAGGGCGGATCGGCGACCAACCAGGTGCCCGCGGCGTGTCGGATCACGCTCGATCGCCGCAGCGTTCCCCCCGAGACCGCCGAGGGGTTCGCCGAGGCGGTCTCGGATCACCTCGATTCGAACGTTCCCGACGTCGAGGCGACGTTTCGGTTCACCGAGCGGGAGACGCCGTTCCTCGAGGCGTTCGAGACGCCCGACGACGAACGAGTCGTCGAGGCACTCGTCGGGGCGGGTGCCGGGACGGTCAGACCCTTTACCGCCGCGACCGAGGCCTCGTACTTCGCGAGCGAGGCCCCCACCGTCGTCTTCGGGCCGGGCGTGCTGGCCGACGAACGGGGCGCCGTCGCCCACGGCGACCGCGAGTACGTCCGGGTGGAGGACGTCGAACGCGCGGCGTCGATCCTCGAGACCGCCGTGTCGTCGCTCCTCGGGTAG
- a CDS encoding 2,3,4,5-tetrahydropyridine-2,6-dicarboxylate N-succinyltransferase produces the protein MTQLEGEISDLWERYDAGEIDAANASDGHLATLDAFLDALEGGEVRAAEKRSGEWRANAWVKRGILLNFGLRETRPRTYGDVTYHDVLPLRETSDLGERGTRNTPDGTVIRRGAHVGGDAILMSPAFVNVGAHVGSGTLVDSCDTVGSCAQIGSDVKLGANTLIGGVLEPVESAPVVVEDGVSLGAGCRVTSGFVVGEDSIVGENTLLTPRIPIYDLVEEEVVYGELPPERRAFTRYVESDLGDHELFEGGAYKPAVVALDVESETLDATRREAALRE, from the coding sequence ATGACACAGCTCGAAGGGGAGATCTCCGATCTCTGGGAACGCTACGACGCGGGCGAGATCGACGCCGCGAACGCGAGCGACGGCCACCTCGCTACCCTTGACGCCTTCCTCGACGCACTCGAGGGCGGCGAGGTGCGGGCGGCCGAGAAGCGCTCGGGAGAGTGGAGGGCAAACGCCTGGGTGAAGCGAGGCATCCTGCTCAACTTCGGCCTGCGCGAGACCCGTCCTCGTACCTACGGCGACGTCACCTACCACGACGTGCTCCCGCTTCGCGAGACGAGCGATCTCGGCGAGCGCGGCACCCGAAACACGCCCGACGGGACGGTGATCCGCCGGGGCGCCCACGTCGGTGGCGACGCGATTCTGATGAGCCCCGCGTTCGTCAACGTCGGCGCCCACGTCGGGAGCGGAACGCTCGTCGACTCCTGTGACACCGTCGGCTCGTGTGCACAGATCGGCTCGGACGTGAAACTCGGCGCGAACACGCTGATCGGCGGCGTCCTCGAGCCCGTCGAGAGCGCGCCGGTCGTCGTCGAGGACGGCGTTTCCCTCGGCGCGGGCTGTCGCGTGACGAGCGGGTTCGTCGTCGGCGAGGACTCGATCGTCGGCGAGAACACGCTGCTCACCCCTCGGATTCCGATCTACGACCTCGTCGAGGAGGAGGTCGTCTACGGCGAGCTCCCGCCGGAACGTCGCGCGTTCACCCGGTACGTCGAGTCCGACCTGGGCGATCACGAACTGTTCGAGGGCGGGGCGTACAAGCCCGCAGTCGTCGCCCTCGACGTCGAGAGCGAGACGCTCGACGCGACGCGCCGGGAGGCGGCGCTGCGGGAGTGA
- the lysA gene encoding diaminopimelate decarboxylase produces the protein MSRTSTTATTENPPVRRLSDWDAGRLRELADEHGTPLYVQDLERVRENYARMASAFPDADVRYAAKANTSRAVLRTLVAAGAGIECASAGEVERALAAGCPAERVQYTAVNPPGEDLDYAAETASERPELTITVGARDTIDRLEERGFDGRLCLRVNPGVGAGHHEKVQTGADAKFGVPYDRARKTLAEADERGFDVVGIHAHAGSGISGEALDSHRELVSRMGQLARESPVALEFVDVGGGFGVPYRPEEEPLDLESVARATREALGEVEATLAVEPGRYLVADAGVLLTRVNTVKPVADGRVVGIDAGMTHLARPAMYDAHHEMRSLAPDAEDRERVASTVAGPICESGDTFGTHALPIPERGDPLAIGNAGAYGYEMSNQYNSRPRPATVVVDGTNDAVDRRRETIADVTRLERRVPWV, from the coding sequence ATGAGCCGAACGAGCACGACGGCGACGACGGAGAACCCGCCGGTCAGGCGGCTTTCCGACTGGGACGCGGGTCGGCTCCGGGAACTCGCCGACGAGCACGGGACGCCGCTGTACGTCCAGGACTTAGAGCGGGTCCGCGAGAACTACGCCCGGATGGCGAGCGCCTTCCCCGATGCCGACGTGCGGTACGCGGCGAAGGCCAACACCTCACGGGCGGTGCTCCGAACGCTGGTCGCCGCCGGCGCGGGCATCGAGTGTGCCTCCGCGGGCGAGGTCGAACGGGCGCTCGCGGCGGGCTGTCCCGCCGAACGCGTCCAGTACACCGCGGTCAACCCGCCAGGGGAGGACCTCGACTACGCCGCCGAGACCGCGAGCGAACGTCCGGAGCTGACGATCACCGTCGGCGCGCGCGACACGATCGACCGACTCGAGGAGCGTGGCTTCGACGGCCGGCTCTGTCTCCGCGTCAACCCGGGCGTCGGCGCGGGCCACCACGAGAAGGTGCAGACGGGCGCGGACGCGAAGTTCGGCGTTCCCTACGACAGGGCTCGAAAAACGCTCGCCGAGGCCGACGAGCGTGGCTTCGACGTCGTCGGGATCCACGCCCACGCCGGCAGCGGCATCTCGGGCGAGGCGCTCGACTCGCATCGCGAGCTCGTCTCGCGGATGGGCCAGCTGGCCCGCGAGTCGCCGGTCGCCCTCGAGTTCGTCGACGTCGGCGGCGGCTTCGGCGTTCCCTACCGTCCCGAGGAGGAGCCGCTCGACCTCGAGAGCGTCGCCCGCGCCACCCGCGAGGCGCTCGGCGAGGTCGAGGCGACGCTCGCCGTCGAGCCCGGCCGGTATCTCGTCGCCGACGCGGGCGTCCTCCTGACGCGGGTCAACACGGTCAAGCCCGTCGCGGACGGCCGCGTCGTCGGGATCGACGCCGGGATGACCCACCTCGCGCGCCCGGCGATGTACGACGCCCATCACGAGATGCGTTCGCTCGCACCCGATGCCGAGGACCGCGAGCGTGTCGCGTCGACCGTCGCGGGTCCGATCTGCGAGAGCGGGGACACGTTCGGCACCCACGCCTTGCCCATCCCCGAGCGCGGCGATCCGCTCGCGATCGGCAACGCCGGCGCCTACGGCTACGAGATGTCGAACCAGTACAACAGCCGGCCCCGACCCGCGACGGTCGTCGTCGACGGGACGAACGACGCGGTCGACCGCCGGCGGGAGACGATCGCCGACGTCACGCGGCTCGAACGGAGGGTACCATGGGTGTAA
- a CDS encoding ABC transporter substrate-binding protein, protein MNVVSTSPSGTEICCALGVEPVAVSHACDYPPRVAELPSIDFSRVRGESSAERHDRVRTVSAEGHVYRLDVETLREVGPDLILSQEVCGVCAVDTTLVDEVLCDLDTDPDVVGLRANTLDDLFSCIERVGEAVGREECASELNAELRRRLDTIDRQVKGRERPRVAILEWLDPPIAAGNWVPELVEHAGGEYGLASPGDRTVELDWEEVREYDPEVLVAAPCGYDVETTLARREELLDREGWKELSAVRNGRVYAMDGASYLNRWSPRLVDAAERLAACLHPDEFGPPPADVAALSAERST, encoded by the coding sequence ATGAACGTCGTCTCCACGTCGCCGTCGGGTACGGAGATCTGCTGTGCGCTCGGCGTCGAACCCGTCGCGGTCTCGCACGCCTGTGACTACCCGCCTCGCGTCGCGGAGCTTCCCTCGATCGACTTCTCCCGAGTTCGCGGCGAGTCGAGCGCCGAGCGCCACGACCGCGTCCGAACCGTGAGCGCCGAGGGCCACGTCTACCGTCTCGACGTCGAGACCCTCCGGGAGGTGGGACCCGACCTGATCCTCAGCCAGGAGGTCTGTGGGGTCTGTGCGGTCGATACGACGCTCGTGGACGAAGTGCTCTGCGACCTCGATACGGACCCCGACGTCGTGGGCCTGCGGGCGAACACGCTCGATGACCTCTTCTCGTGTATCGAGCGGGTGGGTGAGGCGGTCGGCCGCGAGGAATGTGCGAGCGAACTGAACGCGGAACTGCGCCGACGTCTCGATACGATCGATCGTCAAGTTAAGGGACGAGAGCGCCCGCGCGTGGCGATCCTCGAGTGGCTCGACCCGCCGATCGCGGCGGGAAACTGGGTGCCCGAGCTGGTCGAGCACGCCGGCGGCGAGTACGGGCTCGCGTCGCCGGGCGACCGGACGGTCGAACTCGATTGGGAGGAGGTACGAGAATACGACCCCGAGGTGCTCGTCGCCGCCCCCTGTGGCTACGACGTCGAGACGACGCTCGCTAGGCGCGAGGAGCTACTCGATCGCGAGGGATGGAAGGAGCTGTCGGCCGTTAGAAACGGTCGAGTCTACGCGATGGACGGCGCGAGCTACCTCAACCGATGGAGTCCCCGACTCGTCGATGCGGCCGAGCGCCTCGCCGCCTGCCTACATCCCGACGAGTTCGGCCCGCCGCCCGCGGACGTCGCGGCGCTGTCGGCAGAGCGGTCGACGTGA
- the dapF gene encoding diaminopimelate epimerase — MGVSYEKYHGTGNDFIAVEAGASVEDWGAFAVEHCDRETGIEVNGRVGADGVLVLSLEDEDEGGEPPRVRMRLYQPDGGTAAMCGNGARCVARWAARRERSEGLDERERTDDREFVIETPAGDRRARIGDGTIEIEMGEPSFAPGEVPLAPEREEPLIREEIEGWEVTAVNTGVPHVVTFVEDVSTVDLEAMAPPIRHADVFPEGANVNAAAPRRGGGGFDGRTFERGVEGETRSCGTGAVAIAAIARRLGLAEDSRVRVSPPGGDLLVTVPDEGPATLSGPVEFEGAGELPLP; from the coding sequence ATGGGTGTAAGCTACGAGAAGTACCACGGCACCGGGAACGACTTCATCGCCGTCGAGGCCGGCGCTTCGGTCGAGGACTGGGGCGCGTTCGCGGTCGAGCACTGCGACCGCGAGACCGGCATCGAGGTGAACGGCCGCGTGGGTGCCGACGGCGTGCTCGTCCTCTCGCTCGAAGACGAGGACGAGGGCGGCGAGCCCCCGCGCGTTCGGATGCGCCTCTACCAGCCCGACGGCGGGACCGCGGCGATGTGCGGCAACGGCGCGCGCTGCGTCGCACGGTGGGCCGCGAGGCGCGAGCGAAGCGAGGGCCTCGACGAGCGCGAACGGACGGACGATCGGGAGTTCGTCATCGAGACGCCCGCGGGCGATCGCCGGGCTCGCATCGGCGACGGGACCATCGAGATCGAGATGGGCGAGCCGTCGTTCGCTCCCGGTGAGGTTCCGCTCGCACCCGAACGCGAGGAGCCGTTGATTCGAGAGGAGATCGAGGGCTGGGAGGTGACCGCGGTGAACACCGGCGTCCCCCACGTAGTCACGTTCGTCGAGGACGTCTCTACCGTCGACCTCGAGGCGATGGCGCCGCCGATCCGTCACGCCGACGTCTTCCCCGAGGGCGCGAACGTCAACGCCGCCGCCCCCCGAAGGGGCGGCGGTGGGTTCGACGGGCGCACCTTCGAACGCGGCGTCGAGGGCGAGACCCGTTCCTGTGGTACGGGCGCGGTCGCGATCGCCGCGATCGCGCGGCGACTCGGCCTCGCCGAGGATTCTCGAGTACGCGTTTCGCCGCCGGGCGGCGATCTGCTCGTGACGGTTCCCGACGAGGGGCCGGCCACCCTCTCGGGTCCCGTCGAGTTCGAGGGAGCGGGTGAACTCCCACTGCCATGA